In Pelosinus sp. UFO1, one genomic interval encodes:
- the yqfC gene encoding sporulation protein YqfC encodes MQYNKNRHLQRLAGILEIPQDIVLDLPRITMLGNKQLLVENHKGIIEYTPSLVRINLEQGELIIHGKGLVLSNLQVEQILVEGTVGEVKYDT; translated from the coding sequence GTGCAATATAATAAAAATAGGCATTTACAACGATTAGCTGGCATTTTAGAGATTCCCCAAGATATTGTGCTGGATTTACCCCGTATTACAATGTTGGGTAATAAACAGCTACTTGTAGAAAATCATAAAGGGATTATTGAATACACTCCCTCGTTAGTACGTATAAATTTAGAACAAGGTGAGCTTATTATTCATGGTAAAGGTTTAGTACTAAGTAATTTACAAGTTGAGCAAATTTTAGTTGAGGGCACGGTGGGGGAAGTCAAGTATGATACGTAA